One Coffea arabica cultivar ET-39 chromosome 5c, Coffea Arabica ET-39 HiFi, whole genome shotgun sequence DNA window includes the following coding sequences:
- the LOC113689442 gene encoding tabersonine 16-hydroxylase 2-like isoform X1 has product MEHFFFLCAFLFFILMLVKIARQSKPVKLPPGPKPLPIIGNIHQLIGSVPHKILADLGRKHGPLMYLKFGEVPTVIISSAEVAKEFFTNYDRIFASRAYLLSASILYYNCTDIGFAPFGDYWRQLRKICTMELLSPRRVQSFRSIREKEVLNMIKSIALQEGSAVNLSKKISSVTYSITSLAAFGKGSKYHAKFMLVSDEALKLLGGFSIADMYPSVKVLERITGIRKKLEKVHKQVDEVLENILSEHKVKRAVPKRGSGEEAKDQDLVDVLLKVQSSGELGAQLTDNNLKAVIFDMFSGGGETSSTTAEWAIAEMINNPRVMKRAQDEVRRIFGEIGTVDESRIRDLTYLQAVIKETLRLHPPVTLLPARECSERCEIYGYEIPVKTRVIVNVWAIGRDPNYWTDPEKFNPERFLESQTDFRGTDFNYIPFGAGRRICPGVSFALPNIELPLAQLLYHFDWKLPGAAVKQEQLDMSETFGLTTGRTQDLELLPIPYHPFF; this is encoded by the exons ATGGAGcatttctttttcctctgtgctttcctcttcttcatctTGATGCTAGTCAAAATTGCAAGGCAATCTAAGCCAGTTAAACTGCCACCAGGGCCAAAACCACTGCCTATAATAGGCAACATACATCAACTTATTGGCTCTGTACCTCATAAAATCCTAGCAGACTTGGGCAGAAAACATGGACCTCTTATGTACCTGAAGTTTGGTGAAGTCCCAACCGTCATCATCTCTTCTGCAGAGGTTGCAAAAGAATTCTTCACTAACTATGATCGTATTTTTGCTTCTAGAGCCTATCTTCTTTCAGCCAGCATACTATACTATAACTGTACCGATATTGGCTTTGCTCCCTTTGGAGATTATTGGAGACAACTCCGGAAGATTTGCACAATGGAGCTATTAAGTCCAAGGCGTGTCCAATCCTTCAGATCAATTAGGGAAAAAGAGGTTTTAAATATGATCAAGTCAATTGCTTTACAAGAGGGATCAGCTGTTAATCTTAGTAAAAAGATTTCATCAGTGACATACAGCATCACTTCCCTGGCCGCGTTTGGTAAAGGAAGCAAATACCATGCCAAATTCATGTTGGTTAGTGATGAAGCTTTGAAGCTTCTGGGAGGTTTCAGCATAGCAGACATGTACCCTTCTgtcaaagttcttgaaagaatcACTGGAATTAGGAAAAAGCTGGAGAAGGTACACAAACAGGTCGATGAAGTACTGGAAAACATCCTCAGTGAGCACAAAGTTAAAAGAGCAGTACCAAAACGTGGAAGTGGGGAAGAAGCAAAGGATCAGGATCTGGTAGATGTTCTTCTCAAAGTTCAGAGTTCAGGAGAACTTGGAGCACAACTTACTGACAACAATCTCAAAGCAGTCATCTTT GACATGTTTAGTGGCGGTGGAGAGACATCGTCAACTACTGCAGAGTGGGCAATCGCTGAAATGATTAACAATCCAAGAGTGATGAAAAGAGCACAAGATGAGGTACgtagaatttttggtgaaataGGAACCGTAGATGAATCGCGAATTCGTGATTTAACATACTTACAAGCAGTCATCAAAGAAACACTTAGACTGCACCCTCCTGTTACACTTTTACCTGCAAGGGAATGCAGCGAACGATGCGAAATTTATGGATACGAAATCCCTGTTAAAACCAGAGTCATCGTCAATGTTTGGGCAATTGGTCGAGATCCCAACTACTGGACCGATCCTGAGAAATTCAACCCCGAGAGGTTTCTTGAATCTCAAACTGATTTCAGAGGGACAGATTTTAATTACATACCATTTGGCGCTGGAAGAAGGATATGTCCGGGAGTTTCATTTGCTTTGCCTAATATTGAGCTACCTCTAGCACAATTGTTGTACCACTTTGATTGGAAGCTGCCAGGTGCAGCTGTGAAACAAGAACAACTGGACATGTCTGAGACCTTTGGCTTGACAACCGGTAGAACACAGGATTTGGAGTTGCTTCCAATTCCTTACCACCCTTTTTTCTAA
- the LOC113689442 gene encoding tabersonine 16-hydroxylase 2-like isoform X2 — MEHFFFLCAFLFFILMLVKIARQSKPVKLPPGPKPLPIIGNIHQLIGSVPHKILADLGRKHGPLMYLKFGEVPTVIISSAEVAKEFFTNYDRIFASRAYLLSASILYYNCTDIGFAPFGDYWRQLRKICTMELLSPRRVQSFRSIREKEVLNMIKSIALQEGSAVNLSKKISSVTYSITSLAAFGKGSKYHAKFMLVSDEALKLLGGFSIADMYPSVKVLERITGIRKKLEKVHKQVDEVLENILSEHKVKRAVPKRGSGEEAKDQDLVDVLLKVQSSGELGAQLTDNNLKAVIFDMFSGGGETSSTTAEWAIAEMINNPRVMKRAQDEVRRIFGEIGTVDESRIRDLTYLQAVIKETLRLHPPVTLLPARECSERCEIYGYEIPVKTRVIVNVWAIGRDPNYWTDPEKFNPERFLESQTDFRGTDFNYIPFGAGRRICPGVSFALPNIELPLAQLLYHFDWKLPGAAVKQEQLDMSETFGLTTGIGMKSV; from the exons ATGGAGcatttctttttcctctgtgctttcctcttcttcatctTGATGCTAGTCAAAATTGCAAGGCAATCTAAGCCAGTTAAACTGCCACCAGGGCCAAAACCACTGCCTATAATAGGCAACATACATCAACTTATTGGCTCTGTACCTCATAAAATCCTAGCAGACTTGGGCAGAAAACATGGACCTCTTATGTACCTGAAGTTTGGTGAAGTCCCAACCGTCATCATCTCTTCTGCAGAGGTTGCAAAAGAATTCTTCACTAACTATGATCGTATTTTTGCTTCTAGAGCCTATCTTCTTTCAGCCAGCATACTATACTATAACTGTACCGATATTGGCTTTGCTCCCTTTGGAGATTATTGGAGACAACTCCGGAAGATTTGCACAATGGAGCTATTAAGTCCAAGGCGTGTCCAATCCTTCAGATCAATTAGGGAAAAAGAGGTTTTAAATATGATCAAGTCAATTGCTTTACAAGAGGGATCAGCTGTTAATCTTAGTAAAAAGATTTCATCAGTGACATACAGCATCACTTCCCTGGCCGCGTTTGGTAAAGGAAGCAAATACCATGCCAAATTCATGTTGGTTAGTGATGAAGCTTTGAAGCTTCTGGGAGGTTTCAGCATAGCAGACATGTACCCTTCTgtcaaagttcttgaaagaatcACTGGAATTAGGAAAAAGCTGGAGAAGGTACACAAACAGGTCGATGAAGTACTGGAAAACATCCTCAGTGAGCACAAAGTTAAAAGAGCAGTACCAAAACGTGGAAGTGGGGAAGAAGCAAAGGATCAGGATCTGGTAGATGTTCTTCTCAAAGTTCAGAGTTCAGGAGAACTTGGAGCACAACTTACTGACAACAATCTCAAAGCAGTCATCTTT GACATGTTTAGTGGCGGTGGAGAGACATCGTCAACTACTGCAGAGTGGGCAATCGCTGAAATGATTAACAATCCAAGAGTGATGAAAAGAGCACAAGATGAGGTACgtagaatttttggtgaaataGGAACCGTAGATGAATCGCGAATTCGTGATTTAACATACTTACAAGCAGTCATCAAAGAAACACTTAGACTGCACCCTCCTGTTACACTTTTACCTGCAAGGGAATGCAGCGAACGATGCGAAATTTATGGATACGAAATCCCTGTTAAAACCAGAGTCATCGTCAATGTTTGGGCAATTGGTCGAGATCCCAACTACTGGACCGATCCTGAGAAATTCAACCCCGAGAGGTTTCTTGAATCTCAAACTGATTTCAGAGGGACAGATTTTAATTACATACCATTTGGCGCTGGAAGAAGGATATGTCCGGGAGTTTCATTTGCTTTGCCTAATATTGAGCTACCTCTAGCACAATTGTTGTACCACTTTGATTGGAAGCTGCCAGGTGCAGCTGTGAAACAAGAACAACTGGACATGTCTGAGACCTTTGGCTTGACAACCG GAATAGGAATGAAAAGtgtttaa
- the LOC113690225 gene encoding tabersonine 6,7-epoxidase-like: MEIILFLFAFLLFCSLLAKLQKKTQPLKLPPGPRQLPIIGNIPQLFGSLPHRILRDLAMKHGPLMHLQLGELSTIIISSAEVAKEVMHEHDIIFASRPKLLAINIISYNATSIAFSPYGDYWRQLRKICTVELLSQKRVQTFRSIREEAVSNMIRAIALQEGSVVNLSKEVSSLTYSIIAQAAFGKKSNYQEEFISTAVDLAQLVSGFNLAEMYPSVKILERISGMRQKVERTHRRLDEILENILTEHREKRAQPGKGEGKEDLVDVLLNVQKSGEFGAPLTDSNLKAVILDIFSAGGETSSTAAQWTMLEMIKNPGVMRRAQEEIREVFGERGNVDESRIHELKYLQAVIKEAMRLHPPLPLLLPRECSEQCEIHGYEIPAKARVIINAWAIGRDPKRWTEPENFIPERFLDSEIDFRGTNFGYIPFGAGRRVCPGISFALPNVELMLAQLLYCFDWKLPGELKLQPLDMTERFGLAVRPKHDVQLIPISHNPSGKYSGKRIDP, translated from the exons ATGGAGatcattcttttcctctttgcttttctccttttttgttCACTGTTAGCCAAACTTCAAAAGAAAACCCAGCCTCTAAAACTGCCCCCAGGGCCAAGACAACTGCCTATCATAGGCAACATTCCTCAGCTCTTTGGCTCCCTCCCTCATCGAATTCTCAGAGACTTGGCCATGAAACATGGACCTTTGATGCACCTGCAGCTTGGTGAGCTGTCAACCATTATCATCTCATCAGCTGAGGTTGCAAAAGAGGTTATGCACGAACATGATATCATATTTGCTTCCAGACCCAAGCTCCTTGCAATCAATATAATTTCTTACAATGCCACCAGCATAGCCTTCTCCCCTTATGGAGATTACTGGAGACAATTGCGTAAAATTTGCACGGTGGAGCTTCTTAGTCAAAAACGTGTCCAAACATTTCGATCAATAAGGGAAGAGGCCGTATCAAATATGATCAGAGCAATTGCCTTACAAGAGGGATCAGTTGTTAACCTTAGCAAGGAGGTTTCATCACTGACATATAGCATCATTGCCCAGGCTGCTTTTGGTAAAAAAAGCAACTACCAAGAAGAGTTCATATCGACTGCGGTGGATCTTGCACAACTTGTTTCAGGTTTCAATTTGGCAGAAATGTACCCTTCTGTCAAAATACTTGAAAGAATCAGTGGAATGAGACAAAAGGTAGAGAGGACACACAGACGGCTTGATGAAATACTCGAAAACATTCTCACAGAGCATAGAGAAAAAAGAGCACAACCAGGAAAGGGAGAAGGAAAGGAGGATCTTGTAGATGTTCTCCTAAACGTTCAGAAATCCGGAGAATTTGGGGCTCCCCTAACTGACAGCAACCTCAAAGCTGTTATCTTG GACATTTTCAGTGCTGGAGGTGAGACATCATCAACAGCAGCACAATGGACAATGCTGGAGATGATAAAGAATCCTGGAGTCATGAGAAGAGCACAAGAAGAGATAAGAGAAGTATTTGGCGAAAGAGGAAATGTTGATGAATCACGAATTCATGAACTGAAATACTTGCAAGCAGTTATCAAAGAAGCCATGAGATTGCACCCTCCACTTCCACTATTACTGCCAAGGGAATGTAGCGAACAATGTGAAATTCATGGATATGAAATCCCTGCCAAGGCTAGAGTGATCATTAACGCCTGGGCAATTGGTCGAGATCCCAAGCGCTGGACTGAACCTGAGAATTTCATCCCAGAGCGATTTCTTGATTCTGAAATCGATTTCAGGGGTACAAATTTTGGCTACATACCATTTGGTGCTGGAAGAAGGGTATGTCCTGGCATATCATTTGCTCTGCCTAATGTTGAACTGATGCTTGCACAACTGCTGTATTGTTTTGATTGGAAGCTCCCTGGTGAACTGAAACTGCAACCATTAGACATGACTGAGCGCTTTGGCCTGGCAGTTAGGCCAAAACATGATGTGCAATTGATTCCTATTTCTCATAATCCTTCTGGAAAGTACAGCGGAAAAAGAATCGATCCTTGA